One part of the Rutidosis leptorrhynchoides isolate AG116_Rl617_1_P2 chromosome 1, CSIRO_AGI_Rlap_v1, whole genome shotgun sequence genome encodes these proteins:
- the LOC139853737 gene encoding uncharacterized protein: MSVSLIIKEETFTVISAYAPHAGLSDAEKKSFWELLDEVVRGCPADHRLIIGGDLNGHIGVEAEGCEGAHGGFGFGPRNEEGRSIVEFAIAHELVAANSFFKKRDAQLATFYSGGRCNQIDFLLLRKGELRTCRDCKVLPAYTCSSQHRLLIMDLVTRGRVHRRAKVVQHRILWKNLHGAKAETFRTTVADRLSVEGDNVAPANVDQLWNRMASTIREVAKEALGMALGTSRAHKSSRESWWLSDDVQMKVALKQMRKLDSKEGASDIYRIAKARERRGRDLVNVKYIKDEAGQSIVREYLIKKRWEEYFASLFGRERTEWNGELREVREYQNNCYCTRINQEEVRSAL; the protein is encoded by the exons atgtcggttagtcTAATTATTAAGGAGGAAACTTTCACGGTCATTAGCGCGTACGCACCTCATGCGGGTTTAAGTGATGCGGAAAAGAAGAGTTTTTGGGAATTGTTAGATGAGGTAGTGAGGGGGTGCCCAGCGGATCATCGACTAATTATAGGGGGTGATCTGAATGGACACATAGGAGTGGAGGCAGAAGGTTGCGAGGGAGCCCATGGGGGTTTTGGGTTTGGTCCTAGAAATGAAGAAGGGCGCTCAATCGTTGAGTTTGCCATTGCTCACGAGTTGGTTGCAGCTAACTCTTTTTTCAAGAAGAGGGATGCTCAGTTAGCCACTTTTTATAGCGGGGGCCGTTGCAACCAGATTGACTTTTTGCTCCTTCGTAAAGGGGAACTTAGGACATGTAGGGACTGTAAGGTCCTTCCAGCATATACGTGCTCCTCCCAGCACAGATTGTTGATCATGGACCTAGTTACCCGGGGAAGAGTTCATAGGAGGGCTAAGGTTGTGCAACATAGAATCCTTTGGAAGAACCTACATGGAGCGAAGGCAGAGACTTTTAGAACGACTGTGGCCGATAGATTGAGTGTAGAAGGGGATAACGTAGCCCCTGCTAACGTGGACCAGTTATGGAACCGCATGGCGTCCACTATCAGAGAGGTGGCAAAAGAAGCTTTAGGGATGGCATTAGGGACATCGAGAGCCCATAAGAGTAGTAGAGAATCGTGGTGGCTTAGTGACGATGTCCAAATGAAAGTCGCGTTAAAGCAGatgag GAAACTAGACTCTAAAGAGGGAGCCAGTGACATATATAGAATAGCTAAAGCTAGGGAGCGAAGAGGCAGGGACTTAGTTAACGTCAAATATATCAAGGATGAAGCGGGTCAAAGTATAGTGAGAGAATACCTTATTAAGAAAAGATGGGAAGAGTATTTTGCATCCCTTTTTGGTAGGGAAAGAACAGAGTGGAACGGGGAACTCCGCGAGGTTCGTGAATATCAAAACAACTGTTACTGCACGAGGATTAACCAGGAGGAAGTTAGATCAGCCCTAtga